One genomic segment of Brassica napus cultivar Da-Ae chromosome A3, Da-Ae, whole genome shotgun sequence includes these proteins:
- the LOC106435577 gene encoding temperature-induced lipocalin-1, with product MTTEKKEMEVVKGLDLERYMGRWYEIASFPSRFQPKNGADTRATYTLNPDGTVKVLNETWDGGKRGFIQGSAFKTDPKSDEAKFKVRFYVPPFLPIIPVTGDYWVLYIDPEYQHAVIGQPSRSYLWILSRTAHVEEETYKQLVEKAVEQGYDVSKLHKTAQSDTPPESDAAPDDTKGIWWLKSIFGK from the exons atgacgaccgagaagaaagagatggaagtGGTGAAAGGTCTAGACTTGGAGAGGTACATGGGCCGTTGGTACGAGATTGCTTCTTTCCCTTCCAGGTTCCAACCCAAGAACGGTGCAGACACTCGCGCCACCTACACCCTTAACCCCGACGGCACCGTCAAAGTCTTGAACGAGACGTGGGACGGAGGCAAGAGAGGTTTCATCCAAGGCTCAGCTTTCAAAACCGATCCTAAGAGCGATGAGGCCAAGTTCAAAGTCAGGTTCTACGTTCCTCCTTTCCTTCCAATCATTCCCGTTACTGGTGATTACTGGGTGTTGTACATCGATCCTGAGTACCAGCATGCTGTCATTGGCCAGCCTTCAAGGAGTTATCTCTGG ATCCTGAGCAGGACGGCGCACGTGGAGGAAGAGACATACAAGCAGCTGGTGGAGAAGGCGGTGGAGCAAGGGTATGATGTTAGCAAGCTTCACAAGACAGCTCAGAGTGACACACCACCCGAGTCCGACGCTGCTCCTGACGACACCAAGGGCATTTGGTGGCTCAAATCTATCTTCGGCAAATAG
- the LOC125591232 gene encoding uncharacterized protein LOC125591232, which produces MNLRFHHVNYRRIFAIGEEPSRVRVTAYRKPCALRHIFNALDPDEVERIRGSQFGRLLEIADKPSFSGRFGRYIISRQLKVSKKHEAWFVFAKKPIRFSLREFAIVTGLNCGRFAKRSKKRCKSHITEKPYWGELFGTLKEVPISSVVRMLQKKTVNDKEIRLKYAYLSLLAAVILPTTHTPRISHDQAELIKDLDAFLAFPRGRLVMIEAVPALTGVVQDGSSSGSEDESGEADGDILDDDKSDKKSIHPGHARDIDSEGKAVVHSIIPDDNNIVNTADGVAWSDDKDETIVENLVNLVEERFPFSQTCFPGGVSIVEAFRMRDEAKAEAVNRKNSKPKATSSTIIQEGVDP; this is translated from the exons ATGAATCTCAGATTCCACCATGTGAATTACCGGAGAATCTTTGCAATCGGAGAAGAACCAAGCAGGGTTAGGGTCACCGCATACCGTAAACCATGCGCTTTGAGGCATATTTTCAACGCCCTAGATCCCGACGAAGTTGAACGGATTCGAGGATCGCAATTTGGAAGGTTATTGGAAATAGCcgacaaaccatcgttctcaggGAGGTttggtagatatattatatctAGACAACTTAAAGTGTCGAAGAAGCATGAAGCATGGTTCGTCTTTGCCAAAAAACCGATACGATTTTCCCTTAGAGAATTTGCGATTGTGACAGGATTAAACTGCGGGAGATTTGCCAAAAGGTCTAAGAAGAGATGCAAGAGTCATATAACGGAGAAACCATACTGGGGAGAACTGTTCGGAACCCTTAAAGAGGTTCCTATTTCATCTGTTGTGAGGATGTTGCAGAAGAAGACGGTGAATGACAAGGAAATTAGGCTGAAGTATGCATATCTGTCATTGCTGGCGGCTGTCATATTGCCGACGACCCATACACCACGTATTTCTCATGACCAAGCTGAGTTAATCAAAGACTTGGATGCTTTTCTTGCATTTCCTCGGGGGCGG CTAGTCATGATTGAAGCCGTTCCTGCTCTGACTGGGGTGGTTCAGGACGGTAGTTCTTCTGGATCTGAAGATGAATCTGGAGAAGCTGACGGAGACATTCTGGACGATGACAAATCAGACAAAAAGAGCATTCACCCTGGGCATGCTCGTGACATAGACTCTGAGGGAAAG GCCGTCGTGCATTCTATTATTCCTGATGACAATAACATTGTCAACACAGCTGACGGCGTTGCTTGGTCAGACGACAAGGACGAGACCATAGTGGAAAATTTGGTTAACTTAGTTGAGGAGCGGTTTCCGTTCTCACAAACTTGCTTTCCTGGTGGTGTATCTATAGTGGAGGCATTTAGGATGCGTGACGAGGCAAAGGCGGAAGCTGTGAACCGAAAGAATAGCAAGCCGAAGGCGACATCTTCGACCATAATCCAAGAAGGTGTTGACCCTTAG
- the LOC125599082 gene encoding uncharacterized protein LOC125599082 isoform X1, with product MEREGEEEKKKEGSYRYWVREATSDAAPPPLPQKLTNNDVVAPNAPALGSLWNQAGTWEEKNLTKWATDRLKVSFFQCSFVLSMAKELIFGPLKSNRCSQELLGSVGSLQFSSGKAEIFDVNRCVGDAFLVTVRNKKRVGYTYELSLKVQGEWSFEEDMKKVKGSLDIAEFSFGELDDLEVDVKLSDDKELSQQLKQRIRLDLKQFLEPVRLKLGQFEQDLKDR from the exons ATGGAGCGAGAGggggaggaggagaagaagaaagagggaTCGTATAGGTATTGGGTGAGAGAAGCCACATCAGACGcagctcctcctcctcttccccaGAAGCTCACTAACAACGACGTCGTCGCTCCCAATGCTCCTGCTCTCGGCTCCCTCTGGAATCAG GCTGGCACTTGGGAGGAGAAAAATCTCACTAAATGGGCCACTGATCGATTAAAGGTTTCTTTTTTTCAGTGTTCTTTTGTTCTTTCTATGGCAAAAGAATTAATCTTTGGTCCTTTGAAATCGAATCGTTGCTCGCAGGAGCTGCTGGGATCAGTGGGTTCTTTGCAGTTTTCTTCTGGAAAAGCTGAGATTTTTGATGTTAACAGATGTGTTGGAGAT GCTTTCTTGGTGACAGTTAGGAACAAGAAAAGAGTTGGCTATACTTACGAGCTTTCCCTCAAAGTCCAAG GAGAGTGGTCATTTGAAGAGGATATGAAGAAGGTTAAGGGGAGTCTCGACATTGCTGAGTTCTCATTTGGCGAGCTTGATGATCTTGAG GTGGATGTGAAGCTTAGCGATGACAAAGAGCTTTCCCAGCAACTGAAGCAGCGGATTAGGCTGGATTTGAAGCAGTTCTTGGAGCCTGTACGCCTGAAACTCGGCCAGTTCGAGCAGGATCTCAAAGATCGATAG
- the LOC125599082 gene encoding uncharacterized protein LOC125599082 isoform X2 has translation MEREGEEEKKKEGSYRYWVREATSDAAPPPLPQKLTNNDVVAPNAPALGSLWNQAGTWEEKNLTKWATDRLKELLGSVGSLQFSSGKAEIFDVNRCVGDAFLVTVRNKKRVGYTYELSLKVQGEWSFEEDMKKVKGSLDIAEFSFGELDDLEVDVKLSDDKELSQQLKQRIRLDLKQFLEPVRLKLGQFEQDLKDR, from the exons ATGGAGCGAGAGggggaggaggagaagaagaaagagggaTCGTATAGGTATTGGGTGAGAGAAGCCACATCAGACGcagctcctcctcctcttccccaGAAGCTCACTAACAACGACGTCGTCGCTCCCAATGCTCCTGCTCTCGGCTCCCTCTGGAATCAG GCTGGCACTTGGGAGGAGAAAAATCTCACTAAATGGGCCACTGATCGATTAAAG GAGCTGCTGGGATCAGTGGGTTCTTTGCAGTTTTCTTCTGGAAAAGCTGAGATTTTTGATGTTAACAGATGTGTTGGAGAT GCTTTCTTGGTGACAGTTAGGAACAAGAAAAGAGTTGGCTATACTTACGAGCTTTCCCTCAAAGTCCAAG GAGAGTGGTCATTTGAAGAGGATATGAAGAAGGTTAAGGGGAGTCTCGACATTGCTGAGTTCTCATTTGGCGAGCTTGATGATCTTGAG GTGGATGTGAAGCTTAGCGATGACAAAGAGCTTTCCCAGCAACTGAAGCAGCGGATTAGGCTGGATTTGAAGCAGTTCTTGGAGCCTGTACGCCTGAAACTCGGCCAGTTCGAGCAGGATCTCAAAGATCGATAG
- the LOC106443246 gene encoding glycerophosphodiester phosphodiesterase GDPDL7, with amino-acid sequence MLRSFIIFSLFLHSCVAAPQTPTAAAAVPAKKWLTLNGQEPGVVARGGFSGLFPESSASANAFAISTSSPGLTMLCNLQMTKDGVGICLPDIRLDNSTTISTLFPKAQKTYKVNGQDLKGWFALDYSADTIFSNVSLVQNIFSRPSIFNGQMPISAVEDVLGTKPPKFWLSVQYDSFYVEHKLSAAEYLKTLRFRGITFISSPEIAFLKSIGMDAGMSKTKLIFEFKDPEAIEPTTNKKYSEFLLDLAAIKAFASGVLVPKDYIWPLDSANYLKPASTFVADAHKAGLEVYASGFANDLRTSFNYSYDPSAEYLQFVDNGQFSVDGFITDFPPTASQAISCLSHQQGNLPKANHALVITHNGASGDYPGCTDLAYQKAVDDGADVIDCSVQMSKDGIAFCHDSADLTTSTTAMTTFMSRATSVPEIQPTNGIFSFDLTWAEIQSLKPQILSPFLTKGGFQRNPANKNAGKFITLVDFLEFSKEKAVTGVLINIENAAYLASKKGLGIVDTVQSAITKSTLDKQLTQKVLIQSDDSSVLSSFAAVPPYTRVLTIDKEIGDAPKPSIDEIKKHAEAVNLKRSSLVTTSKNFATGKTNVVEEMHKGNVSVYVSVLRNEYLSIAFDYFSDPTVEIATFIAGNSVDGVVTEFPVTATRYLRSPCSDLNKEQPYAILPVEAGALLSVAAKEAQPPASAPNPPLDARDVIDPPLPPIANIVSANASGEAPGHSGTIATTADLGLSLVAILVLGLLFAAE; translated from the exons ATGCTGAGGTCTTTCATTATTTTCTCACTTTTCTTACACTCCTGTGTTGCGGCTCCCCAGACTCCAACTGCTGCTGCGGCTGTTCCTGCCAAGAAATGGCTCACTCTTAACG GACAAGAGCCTGGGGTTGTGGCTAGAGGTGGCTTTTCAGGTCTTTTCCCTGAGTCAAGCGCCTCCGCGAACGCCTTCGCTATTAGCACCAGCTCCCCTGGCCTCACTATGTTGTGCAACCTTCAGATGACAAAGGACGGTGTTGGTATCTGCTTGCCTGATATCAGGCTTGACAATTCAACCACCATCTCCACGCTCTTCCCTAAAGCTCAGAAGACATACAAGGTCAACGGTCAAGACCTCAAAGGCTGGTTTGCTCTTGACTACTCTGCCGACACTATTTTCTCCAATGTCTCTT TGGTCCAGAACATCTTCTCTCGACCCAGCATTTTCAACGGTCAGATGCCAATATCTGCCGTGGAGGACGTCCTAGGAACCAAGCCTCCCAAGTTCTGGTTGAGCGTTCAG TACGACTCCTTCTACGTGGAACACAAGCTGAGTGCAGCTGAGTACCTGAAAACCTTACGATTCCGTGGCATTACTTTCATCTCATCTCCAGAAATAGCTTTCTTGAAAAGCATAGGGATGGACGCAGGAATGTCCAAGACAAAGCTCATATTCGAGTTCAAAGACCCCGAGGCAATTGAGCCAACCACCAACAAGAAGTACAGCGAGTTTCTTCTGGACCTTGCAGCCATCAAGGCCTTTGCATCAGGCGTTCTTGTCCCCAAAGACTATATTTGGCCACTTGACTCTGCTAATTACCTTAAGCCCGCTTCCACCTTTGTAGCTGATGCACACAAGGCTGGTCTAGAGGTCTATGCTTCTGGTTTTGCCAATGATTTGCGCACAAGCTTCAACTACAGCTATGATCCCTCCGCTGAGTATCTTCAGTTTGTGGACAATGGACAGTTCTCTGTTGATGGTTTCATCACTGACTTCCCGCCAACAGCATCACAAGCCATCA GTTGTTTGTCTCACCAACAGGGAAATCTCCCTAAAGCAAACCATGCATTGGTCATAACTCACAATGGAGCAAGTGGAGACTATCCAGGCTGCACTGATCTTGCTTATCAAAAGGCGGTCGACGATGGAGCAGATGTGATAGACTGTTCTGTCCAAATGTCCAAAGATGGAATTGCTTTCTGTCATGATTCTGCAGACTTAACAACAAGTACCACAGCCATGACCACGTTCATGTCACGTGCCACCAGCGTTCCTGAGATCCAGCCTACCAATGGCATTTTCTCTTTTGATCTCACTTGGGCTGAGATTCAGTCTCTAAAAC CTCAAATCCTGAGCCCCTTCTTAACCAAAGGGGGATTCCAGAGAAATCCAGCAAACAAGAATGCTGGGAAGTTCATTACTCTCGTTGACTTTCTTGAGTTCAGTAAAGAAAAGGCTGTCACTGGAGTTCTTATCAACATAGAG AATGCTGCTTATTTAGCCTCAAAGAAAGGACTAGGAATAGTAGATACAGTCCAGTCTGCAATCACCAAGTCCACACTCGACAAGCAACTAACCCAAAAAGTGTTGATTCAGTCAGACGACAGTTCTGTTCTGTCCAGTTTCGCAGCTGTTCCTCCCTACACAAGAGTCTTGACCATTGACAAGGAGATAGGAGATGCTCCCAAGCCATCCATTGACGAAATCAAGAAGCATGCAGAAGCTGTCAATCTCAAGAGAAGTTCTCTAGTCACCACCTCTAAAAACTTTGCCACAGGGAAGACTAACGTAGTGGAGGAAATGCACAAAGGGAATGTATCTGTTTACGTCTCGGTTCTAAGAAACGAGTATCTATCCATAGCGTTTGACTACTTCTCTGATCCCACGGTAGAGATTGCCACATTCATCGCAGGGAATAGCGTTGATGGAGTCGTCACAGAGTTCCCTGTCACAGCCACCAGATACTTGA GGAGTCCATGCTCAGATTTGAACAAAGAGCAGCCTTATGCTATCTTACCAGTAGAGGCTGGGGCTTTACTCTCCGTGGCGGCCAAGGAAGCACAGCCACCAGCTAGTGCTCCAAACCCACCTCTTGACGCCAGAGACGTGATTGATCCGCCTCTCCCTCCTATTGCAAACATTGTCTCCGCTAATGCAAGTGGAGAAGCTCCTGGTCATTCAGGCACCATTGCCACCACTGCTGATCTTGGCCTTTCCTTGGTTGCAATACTTGTCTTGGGACTCCTCTTTGCTGCTGAGTAA